A genomic window from Candidatus Bathyarchaeota archaeon includes:
- a CDS encoding phosphopantothenate/pantothenate synthetase: MVKKTEISPQHPRAKSLKTRHDLVSHVESGVVTLAGVLAHGRGEAFDYLLGEKTTKTAHDAIKTAAATMLLAEHPVISVNGNIAALVPEGIIKLAEVTGAKIEVNLFHRTLHREKAIKQLLEKFGAKEVLGVGEACSAEIPEICSERRSVDPNGILVADVILVPLEDGDRTEALRKMGKTVITVDLNPLSRTAQWASVTIVDEVARTFPLLIEEAKRLKHESPVNLRKIVSSFNNKKNLAITIEQINQRLSGLAKQGIYIPEANELYKEHEM; the protein is encoded by the coding sequence ATGGTAAAAAAAACTGAAATATCTCCCCAACATCCAAGAGCCAAATCGTTGAAGACCCGGCACGATTTAGTTAGCCATGTTGAATCAGGAGTTGTAACCTTGGCAGGTGTCCTAGCTCATGGCAGGGGAGAAGCTTTCGACTATTTACTTGGAGAAAAAACAACCAAAACTGCTCACGATGCAATTAAAACAGCAGCTGCAACGATGCTTCTTGCTGAGCATCCAGTGATTTCTGTTAATGGAAATATTGCAGCCCTAGTGCCTGAAGGAATAATCAAATTAGCGGAAGTTACTGGAGCTAAAATAGAGGTTAATCTGTTTCATCGAACTTTGCACCGGGAAAAAGCAATTAAACAATTACTAGAAAAGTTTGGAGCCAAAGAAGTACTAGGAGTAGGTGAAGCCTGTTCTGCTGAGATACCTGAAATCTGCAGTGAACGCCGAAGTGTAGACCCTAACGGCATTTTAGTAGCAGATGTGATTTTGGTTCCTCTTGAAGACGGTGACCGAACAGAAGCTCTGCGAAAAATGGGCAAAACTGTTATCACCGTTGATTTAAATCCCCTTTCCCGAACTGCTCAGTGGGCTTCAGTTACAATTGTTGACGAAGTTGCTAGAACGTTTCCTTTGCTTATTGAAGAAGCAAAACGTCTAAAACATGAATCACCTGTGAACCTTAGAAAAATTGTTTCCAGTTTTAACAACAAAAAAAACTTAGCCATTACAATTGAGCAAATTAACCAACGTTTATCTGGTCTTGCAAAACAGGGTATATACATCCCTGAGGCAAATGAACTCTACAAGGAGCACGAAATGTGA
- the mfnA gene encoding tyrosine decarboxylase MfnA — MPEKGLPKDAVLQKLETKLQRDLTYSCGKILGSMCTQPSSFAKHVYLQYLETNLGDPGLFPATAELEKEVIGMLGRMLSNDNASGNIVSGGTEANILAMWAARNLANKKRNEVIVPVSAHYSFDKAADLLNLKLIKVKLDSNYQMDINAVQKAITSNTVALVGVAGTTGLGVVDPIPELSEIALDQNIYLHVDAAFGGFVLPFLKQLGSKSTEFDFRLPGVCSITIDPHKMGLAPIPAGGILFRDDSLKKAVTVNVPYLAGGCTEQSTVIGTRLGASSIAVWALLMNLGQDGYSKVVRCCLNLTMELVKGIEQIEGVDVVTKPVINVVGIKSNIMDIRIIAQELRKQGWAISLFSDYLRLVVMPHVTSSHIECFIKDLKQIIEKER; from the coding sequence ATACCTGAAAAAGGTTTACCCAAAGATGCAGTTCTCCAAAAACTTGAAACTAAACTTCAACGAGATCTCACTTATTCTTGTGGCAAAATTTTAGGGTCCATGTGCACCCAGCCTTCTAGTTTTGCTAAACATGTTTATTTGCAGTATCTTGAAACAAACCTAGGCGACCCCGGGCTGTTTCCTGCAACTGCTGAACTGGAAAAAGAAGTAATAGGCATGTTGGGTCGTATGCTTTCAAATGATAATGCTTCTGGTAACATTGTTTCTGGGGGGACTGAAGCAAATATTCTTGCAATGTGGGCTGCCAGAAATCTTGCTAACAAGAAACGTAATGAAGTGATTGTTCCAGTTTCTGCCCATTATTCTTTTGACAAGGCTGCTGACTTGTTGAACTTGAAGCTGATTAAAGTTAAACTTGACTCAAATTATCAGATGGACATCAATGCAGTTCAGAAAGCAATAACATCTAACACTGTTGCTCTTGTAGGCGTTGCTGGAACTACTGGTTTAGGTGTAGTTGACCCTATACCTGAGCTTTCAGAAATTGCTCTAGACCAAAACATATACCTTCATGTGGATGCAGCTTTTGGAGGTTTTGTGTTGCCGTTTCTTAAACAACTGGGTTCCAAATCTACAGAGTTTGATTTTCGGTTGCCTGGAGTCTGTTCAATCACTATAGACCCTCACAAGATGGGTCTTGCTCCTATTCCTGCTGGTGGCATATTGTTCCGGGATGATTCTTTAAAGAAAGCTGTAACTGTGAATGTTCCTTACTTAGCTGGAGGCTGCACAGAACAATCCACAGTTATTGGAACCCGGTTAGGTGCTTCATCAATCGCAGTTTGGGCGCTGTTGATGAACCTTGGACAAGACGGTTACTCAAAAGTGGTTAGATGTTGCCTTAACTTGACAATGGAGCTTGTTAAGGGAATTGAACAGATTGAAGGCGTTGATGTAGTAACTAAGCCTGTAATTAATGTAGTTGGAATAAAATCAAATATTATGGATATTCGAATCATTGCTCAAGAATTAAGAAAACAGGGTTGGGCAATTTCTTTATTTTCCGATTATCTTAGATTAGTAGTGATGCCCCATGTGACCTCGTCACACATCGAATGTTTCATTAAAGATTTGAAACAAATAATTGAAAAAGAGAGATAA
- a CDS encoding GHMP kinase, which produces MLREVSAFSPAHISGFFQIFNESLDPLFNGSRGAGVSLKLGVTTKVTVQKSAKDFLEIKINGKVTKSAEVSKIVVDSFNCLLKENYKILVDHEINVPMGAGYGSSGAGALSLALALNEALQLRLSTVEAAQIAHTAEVQCKTGLGSVIAETVGGLEIREKPGAPGVGKITKIPVSDQYVVACLFFGPISTKTSLSNPELCRQINNLGGKLVDELIKRPEPNVFMNFSRKFAEGVGLISERMRKVLVEADAINTVCSMNMFGECIFSLVKKDSVEELLKIFYKHNPSRDRVFVSEIDPEGARVLW; this is translated from the coding sequence ATGTTACGAGAAGTTTCAGCATTTTCCCCTGCCCATATCAGCGGGTTTTTTCAAATTTTTAATGAATCCCTAGACCCTTTGTTTAATGGTTCTAGAGGTGCTGGTGTTTCTCTCAAACTTGGGGTCACAACAAAAGTAACGGTGCAAAAATCTGCAAAAGATTTTTTGGAAATTAAAATTAATGGAAAGGTTACAAAATCTGCTGAAGTTTCAAAGATAGTAGTAGATTCTTTTAATTGTTTACTAAAAGAAAATTACAAAATTTTGGTAGATCACGAAATTAATGTGCCCATGGGTGCAGGTTATGGCTCCAGTGGAGCAGGAGCTTTAAGTCTAGCCCTAGCTCTTAACGAAGCTTTACAACTTAGGCTGTCTACTGTTGAAGCTGCCCAAATTGCTCACACCGCAGAAGTTCAATGTAAAACAGGTTTAGGTTCGGTTATTGCCGAAACCGTTGGAGGATTAGAAATAAGAGAAAAACCTGGTGCCCCTGGTGTGGGAAAAATAACTAAGATTCCAGTTTCTGATCAATATGTCGTAGCTTGTTTGTTTTTTGGTCCAATTTCAACTAAAACTTCATTATCTAATCCTGAACTTTGCCGGCAAATAAACAATCTTGGTGGAAAACTGGTAGACGAACTTATTAAGCGACCTGAACCCAATGTTTTCATGAATTTTTCCCGTAAATTTGCTGAAGGTGTTGGGTTGATTTCAGAACGGATGCGAAAAGTTTTGGTTGAAGCCGATGCTATTAATACTGTGTGTAGCATGAACATGTTTGGTGAATGTATTTTTTCTTTGGTCAAAAAAGATTCTGTGGAGGAGCTTCTAAAAATTTTTTACAAACATAACCCTTCACGAGATCGTGTATTTGTTTCCGAAATTGACCCTGAAGGAGCTAGAGTTCTATGGTAA
- a CDS encoding orotidine 5'-phosphate decarboxylase, translated as MAFKKPVLQVALDFVDLSRVLKLLDETIAGGVDWIEIGTPLVKSEGLSVIRTLKKKFPDYTFLADMKTMDAGALEVEIAAKAGADIIIILGVADDSTIREAVEAGKRYGAKIMVDMINIDDMITRSVELEKLGADYVCVHVGIDQQMRGMDPLDVLKKVVEVVHVPVAVAGGINSETAAKCVNFGASIVIVGGAITKAENAEEETRKIKKSMLTGKPIATNLYKKYHESELYEVFMKVSTPNISDAMQRKGEMLGIHPVVNGVKAVGKALTVRTYPGDWAKPVEAIDLATPENVIVIDAAGGDKAVWGELATLSCLQKKVNGVVIDGAIRDVDEICPLSFPSFAKTITPTAGDPKGFGEINIEIKCGGVTVRPDDWVIADDNGVVVVPKETAVEIANRALDVFEKEKRIKGEIKQGSTLSKVLQLKKWEKVVG; from the coding sequence ATGGCGTTTAAAAAACCAGTACTCCAAGTTGCATTAGATTTTGTAGACCTATCCCGTGTTTTGAAGCTATTAGATGAAACAATAGCTGGTGGAGTTGACTGGATAGAAATTGGGACACCTCTTGTAAAAAGTGAAGGGCTATCTGTTATCCGGACTTTAAAGAAAAAATTTCCAGACTACACTTTTTTGGCTGACATGAAAACTATGGATGCAGGCGCCTTAGAAGTGGAAATTGCTGCAAAAGCTGGAGCAGACATAATAATCATACTGGGTGTTGCTGACGACAGTACCATTCGTGAAGCAGTTGAAGCAGGAAAACGTTATGGCGCAAAAATCATGGTTGACATGATAAACATCGACGACATGATCACTCGTTCAGTGGAACTGGAAAAACTTGGGGCAGATTACGTTTGTGTACATGTAGGAATCGACCAGCAAATGCGGGGAATGGATCCTTTAGATGTGTTGAAAAAAGTTGTTGAAGTTGTACATGTTCCTGTTGCAGTGGCGGGAGGCATCAACAGTGAAACTGCAGCTAAATGTGTCAACTTTGGAGCCAGCATAGTAATTGTAGGTGGAGCAATAACTAAAGCCGAAAATGCTGAAGAAGAAACTCGAAAAATCAAAAAGTCGATGTTAACTGGTAAGCCAATTGCTACGAATCTTTACAAGAAGTATCACGAGAGCGAACTCTATGAAGTTTTCATGAAAGTTTCGACACCTAACATATCTGACGCGATGCAGCGAAAAGGCGAGATGCTGGGAATCCACCCAGTAGTTAACGGGGTTAAAGCAGTTGGAAAAGCTCTGACTGTTCGTACTTATCCTGGTGATTGGGCAAAACCTGTAGAAGCAATAGATCTTGCAACTCCTGAAAATGTAATAGTGATTGACGCAGCTGGAGGCGACAAAGCTGTTTGGGGAGAGCTAGCGACTTTAAGTTGTTTACAAAAAAAAGTCAACGGAGTAGTAATCGATGGAGCTATCCGTGACGTTGATGAAATTTGTCCTTTAAGTTTTCCATCATTTGCGAAAACAATAACCCCAACTGCTGGCGACCCGAAAGGATTTGGTGAAATTAACATCGAAATCAAATGTGGCGGCGTTACAGTACGACCTGATGATTGGGTGATAGCTGACGATAATGGGGTAGTGGTTGTTCCCAAAGAGACTGCTGTGGAAATTGCAAACAGGGCTTTGGATGTGTTTGAGAAAGAAAAAAGAATAAAGGGCGAAATCAAGCAGGGTAGCACTCTTTCTAAAGTTTTGCAGCTGAAAAAATGGGAGAAAGTCGTTGGGTGA
- a CDS encoding catalase, with amino-acid sequence MKKEEGKSTTTDAGIPVASQEFSLTVGPDGPILLHDHYLMEQMANFNREMIPDRQPHAKGSGAFGYFEVTKDVSAYTKAAVFQPSTKTEVLARFSTVAGESGSPDTWRDVRGFALKFYTTEGNYDMVGNNTPVFFVQDPMKFQHFIHSQKRRADNGLRDNDMQWDFWTLSPESAHQVTILMSDRGVPRGYRYMNGYSSHTYMWVNTKGERYWVKYHFKTNQGIDNLTQEEADRIAGVDADYHRRDLFEAIKRGDYPSWTLKVQIMPFKESETYRFNPFDLTKVWPHGDYPVHEVGKLTLNRNPSDFHSEIEQAAFEPNNFVPGIGPSPDKMLLARLISYADAHRARLGVNYKQIPVNRPKVPVYSYSKGGTMRINKVSDPVYAPNSKGGPKADSDRYPEETIWSANGEFVRAAYTKRKDDDDFIQPGTLVRKVMDDEKRDLLVSNVVGHLKNGVSEPVLQRALEYWRNIDKEIGDRIAKGVKGQ; translated from the coding sequence ATGAAAAAAGAAGAAGGAAAATCCACAACAACAGATGCTGGCATCCCAGTTGCCAGCCAAGAGTTTTCGCTTACTGTGGGACCTGATGGACCAATTCTGCTACATGATCATTACCTTATGGAACAAATGGCAAATTTTAACAGGGAAATGATTCCAGATCGCCAACCACACGCAAAGGGTTCCGGGGCCTTTGGATACTTTGAGGTTACCAAGGACGTCAGTGCTTATACAAAGGCGGCTGTGTTCCAACCGAGTACCAAAACCGAGGTTCTGGCGCGGTTCTCTACTGTGGCAGGTGAGAGTGGCAGTCCAGATACCTGGCGTGATGTGCGCGGCTTTGCGCTGAAGTTTTACACCACAGAGGGCAATTATGACATGGTGGGAAACAATACCCCTGTTTTTTTCGTGCAGGATCCTATGAAATTTCAGCATTTCATCCACTCCCAGAAGCGCCGTGCGGACAACGGTCTGCGGGATAACGACATGCAATGGGACTTCTGGACGCTTTCGCCCGAGTCAGCCCATCAGGTCACCATCTTGATGAGCGATCGTGGAGTCCCCAGAGGCTATCGGTACATGAACGGCTATTCGAGCCACACCTATATGTGGGTCAACACAAAAGGCGAACGCTATTGGGTGAAGTATCATTTCAAGACAAACCAGGGAATCGACAACCTGACCCAAGAAGAAGCCGACCGGATTGCTGGTGTTGATGCTGACTACCACCGCCGTGATCTGTTTGAAGCGATCAAACGAGGGGATTATCCTAGTTGGACACTAAAAGTTCAGATCATGCCCTTCAAAGAGTCGGAAACTTACCGATTTAACCCCTTCGACCTGACTAAGGTGTGGCCCCATGGAGACTACCCGGTGCATGAAGTGGGCAAGCTGACCCTGAACCGAAATCCTAGCGATTTTCACTCTGAAATTGAACAGGCTGCTTTCGAGCCTAACAACTTCGTCCCTGGAATCGGTCCGAGCCCTGACAAAATGCTCTTGGCTCGTCTAATTTCCTACGCTGATGCCCACCGAGCTCGCCTAGGGGTTAATTACAAGCAAATTCCAGTCAACCGACCTAAAGTACCAGTGTACAGCTATAGCAAAGGCGGGACTATGCGGATTAACAAGGTATCCGATCCTGTTTATGCTCCCAACTCAAAGGGAGGTCCCAAGGCTGACTCTGATCGTTATCCGGAAGAAACTATATGGAGTGCCAACGGTGAATTTGTCCGTGCAGCGTACACCAAACGTAAGGACGACGATGATTTCATCCAGCCAGGCACCTTGGTACGTAAAGTTATGGATGATGAAAAACGCGATCTGTTAGTGTCCAATGTAGTAGGTCATTTAAAAAACGGCGTATCGGAACCCGTACTGCAGCGAGCCCTTGAATACTGGCGTAATATCGATAAGGAAATTGGAGACCGCATCGCCAAAGGTGTAAAAGGACAATAA
- the coaBC gene encoding bifunctional phosphopantothenoylcysteine decarboxylase/phosphopantothenate--cysteine ligase CoaBC, producing MLTDHPSKDIVGTKGTELKGKNVVLCISGSVAAVRCSDIARELMRHGADVFPVMSQMSQEIIHPYLMEWATGNPVVTELTGKIEHVALTSGNSTKADLILFAPATANTISKIACGIDDTPITSVATTAFGLEIPIMIVSAMHGSMYQHPILLENIKKLKSLGVKFIGPRIEGKTAKIAETEEIVNSVINELTVKKDLTGKKILVTAGPTLEYIDPVRVLTNKSSGKMGIALVNEALSRGAQVTLISGPISISPPHDSKVINVETTFQMHEAVVSELISKKYDIVIAAAAASDWTPEKTYDYKVPTRESSNFTLNLKSTSKIINSVKKVSPETFLVTFKAEYNISDEELIKTAYERLEEPQADLIAANDVGRKGAGFAVDTNELFIIDKERNVVRVPTAQKRAVAKQLLDVIVKKLV from the coding sequence ATGTTGACTGATCATCCCTCTAAAGACATTGTAGGAACAAAAGGAACCGAACTAAAAGGAAAGAATGTTGTTTTGTGTATAAGTGGCAGTGTTGCTGCTGTTCGTTGTTCTGATATTGCTCGGGAGTTGATGCGGCATGGGGCTGATGTTTTTCCTGTTATGTCCCAGATGTCTCAGGAAATTATTCATCCTTATCTCATGGAATGGGCTACAGGAAACCCTGTTGTAACTGAGTTAACCGGAAAAATTGAGCACGTAGCCCTAACCAGTGGTAATTCAACCAAAGCTGATTTGATTCTTTTTGCCCCTGCAACTGCGAACACAATTAGTAAAATTGCCTGCGGAATCGATGATACCCCAATAACTTCTGTTGCCACTACCGCTTTTGGTCTAGAAATACCCATAATGATTGTCTCAGCTATGCATGGCTCCATGTACCAGCACCCTATTCTGTTAGAAAATATCAAGAAACTCAAATCATTGGGTGTTAAATTCATTGGACCCCGAATTGAAGGAAAAACTGCAAAAATAGCAGAAACCGAAGAAATCGTAAACTCAGTAATCAACGAATTAACAGTCAAAAAAGACCTAACCGGAAAGAAAATTTTGGTCACTGCTGGTCCAACCTTGGAGTACATTGACCCCGTTAGAGTCCTAACAAACAAAAGTTCAGGAAAAATGGGTATTGCTCTTGTTAATGAAGCCTTGTCACGAGGAGCCCAAGTAACTTTGATTTCAGGTCCAATATCAATCAGTCCTCCTCATGACTCTAAAGTAATCAATGTGGAAACCACTTTTCAAATGCATGAGGCTGTTGTTTCTGAACTAATATCAAAAAAATACGACATAGTAATCGCAGCTGCTGCTGCTTCAGATTGGACCCCTGAAAAAACGTATGATTACAAGGTTCCTACCCGTGAATCTTCAAATTTTACTTTAAACCTAAAATCAACTTCGAAAATCATCAACTCTGTGAAAAAAGTTAGCCCTGAAACTTTTCTTGTTACTTTCAAGGCAGAATACAACATTTCCGATGAAGAGCTAATAAAAACTGCATATGAGCGCCTTGAAGAACCCCAAGCTGACCTGATAGCTGCAAATGATGTTGGGCGAAAAGGTGCAGGATTTGCTGTTGACACAAATGAACTTTTTATTATTGACAAAGAAAGAAATGTGGTTCGTGTTCCAACAGCCCAAAAACGTGCCGTTGCTAAGCAGCTCTTGGATGTAATTGTTAAAAAATTAGTTTAG
- a CDS encoding nucleotidyl transferase AbiEii/AbiGii toxin family protein, protein MRKDFVNQVSRIQKIKRVDMIEKDLILHQILSDLSNDKFFSENFVFKGGTCLIKHYLGYYRFSEDIDFTWKNQTILQGKSQKEIRRTLSKIIDNLGELFEKISAKRDLNFKCAKNNTKFVELGGGNKFCTFKIWYTSEVLDRESFMKVQINFVEKLLLTSKKAELKSLLTEQNEELLLMFPEYEDYLHKITVDVYDIKEIFCEKIRSILTRQGTKARDFLDVYLISKRYRIDIEEMIDSIVCKTKFMLELYKKYRKNFENKKELGTFPLFRWGEEKELLLQYIDEKDFFQFLEKLKLTLQKIIQKIAEKASE, encoded by the coding sequence ATGAGAAAAGATTTTGTTAACCAAGTAAGCAGAATCCAAAAGATAAAAAGAGTAGACATGATAGAAAAAGACCTCATCCTCCACCAGATACTGTCTGACCTCTCAAACGACAAATTCTTTTCTGAAAACTTCGTCTTCAAAGGTGGAACTTGCCTCATAAAACATTATCTGGGATATTACCGATTTTCAGAAGACATAGATTTCACTTGGAAAAACCAGACAATCTTGCAGGGCAAATCCCAAAAAGAGATCCGACGAACCTTGTCCAAAATTATTGATAACCTCGGAGAGCTGTTCGAAAAAATATCAGCTAAACGCGACCTTAATTTTAAATGCGCAAAAAATAACACAAAATTTGTAGAACTGGGCGGCGGAAACAAATTCTGTACCTTCAAAATCTGGTACACATCTGAGGTACTTGACCGCGAAAGTTTCATGAAGGTTCAGATAAATTTTGTTGAAAAACTACTTCTTACTTCTAAGAAGGCAGAACTGAAATCATTGCTGACAGAACAAAACGAAGAGTTGCTATTGATGTTTCCAGAATATGAGGATTATTTGCATAAAATAACCGTTGATGTTTATGATATCAAAGAAATTTTTTGCGAGAAAATTCGGTCTATACTTACACGGCAGGGAACCAAAGCACGAGATTTTCTTGATGTTTACCTCATTTCAAAAAGATACAGAATTGACATAGAAGAAATGATTGATTCAATTGTTTGTAAAACAAAGTTCATGCTAGAATTGTATAAAAAATACAGAAAGAATTTCGAAAACAAAAAAGAACTAGGAACATTTCCACTTTTCAGATGGGGTGAAGAAAAAGAGCTGTTGTTGCAATATATTGACGAGAAAGACTTTTTCCAGTTCCTTGAAAAACTCAAACTAACTCTACAAAAAATTATCCAAAAAATAGCAGAAAAAGCATCTGAATAG
- the lysS gene encoding lysine--tRNA ligase, translating into MPEKIIGHGTWYDKTAQKIVERERKLGRSLDLIRTESGLGASGFPHIGSFADCARSYAVALALQDQGINAEYIAFADDLDGLRKVPAGLPDSLSKYLGYPVTSIPDLYGCHDSFGEHMTSLLLESLDESGIKYTFKSSKKSYEQGLFVDQIRAILMNAQQVGEIVKDEVGQEKFVDVLPYFPICSKCGRIYTTKAQKFLPDENKVLYACEGLEVRGNYLEGCGHKGEADITKAEGKLGWKVEFAARWNALDIRFEPFGKDISDSVRVNDRICKEIFDWAPPAHARYEMYLDKSGKKISKSAGNVFTPQVWFRYGSPQSLLLLTLKRFVGARSLSVTDIPQYMKEIDELEDVYFGRKIISDEKEKAKLVGLYTYCMLFNVPKKMSEHVPYNLLTFLAKMAPEGSETEFIMDKLQGYRYGKEGLTDDLKCRINYALNWSKDFNEITEQTIELTEQEKTALKELVPVLNADATEDEIQTGIFNVARNNDIKPGKFFKVLYKILLGAPQGPRLGPYVLAMGKENVIDALKRAIKE; encoded by the coding sequence ATGCCTGAAAAAATTATTGGACACGGAACATGGTACGACAAAACTGCCCAAAAAATCGTGGAACGAGAACGCAAACTAGGTCGAAGCCTAGACCTAATCCGAACCGAAAGCGGCTTGGGGGCATCTGGTTTTCCTCATATTGGCAGTTTTGCTGACTGCGCCCGTTCGTATGCGGTGGCTCTTGCCCTTCAAGATCAAGGCATCAACGCCGAGTATATTGCCTTTGCTGACGACTTGGACGGTTTAAGAAAAGTTCCTGCAGGACTACCCGATTCTTTGAGTAAATATTTGGGTTATCCTGTTACTTCGATTCCTGACCTTTACGGATGCCATGACAGTTTTGGCGAACACATGACCAGTCTGCTTTTAGAATCTTTGGACGAAAGTGGAATCAAATACACTTTCAAGTCTTCCAAAAAATCTTATGAACAAGGCTTGTTTGTTGACCAAATTCGTGCCATATTGATGAACGCCCAACAAGTAGGTGAAATAGTAAAAGATGAAGTTGGCCAAGAAAAATTTGTTGATGTCCTTCCATATTTTCCGATTTGCAGTAAATGTGGTCGCATCTACACTACCAAAGCTCAAAAGTTTTTGCCTGACGAAAACAAGGTCCTGTACGCCTGTGAAGGACTAGAAGTGCGCGGAAACTATCTTGAAGGCTGTGGACATAAGGGCGAAGCAGACATTACCAAAGCTGAAGGAAAACTTGGCTGGAAAGTAGAGTTTGCTGCTCGCTGGAATGCGTTGGACATTCGGTTTGAGCCCTTTGGTAAAGACATTTCTGATTCTGTCCGGGTCAACGACCGTATATGCAAAGAAATCTTTGATTGGGCTCCTCCTGCTCATGCCCGTTATGAAATGTATCTGGATAAGAGCGGAAAAAAAATCAGCAAATCTGCAGGGAATGTTTTCACTCCTCAGGTTTGGTTCCGGTATGGGTCTCCCCAGTCTTTGTTGTTATTAACTTTGAAGCGGTTTGTAGGCGCCAGAAGCCTTTCTGTTACTGACATTCCCCAGTACATGAAAGAAATTGACGAACTAGAGGACGTTTACTTTGGTCGTAAGATTATTTCAGATGAGAAAGAGAAAGCAAAGCTTGTTGGTTTATACACTTATTGTATGCTGTTTAATGTACCCAAGAAAATGAGTGAGCACGTGCCCTACAACCTGTTAACCTTTTTGGCGAAGATGGCTCCTGAAGGTTCAGAAACCGAGTTTATCATGGATAAGCTTCAAGGGTACAGATACGGAAAAGAAGGACTAACCGACGATCTTAAATGCAGAATCAATTACGCCCTTAACTGGTCTAAAGACTTCAACGAAATAACTGAACAAACCATCGAGTTAACAGAACAAGAAAAAACAGCCCTAAAAGAACTGGTTCCAGTATTAAATGCTGACGCAACAGAAGACGAAATCCAAACAGGTATATTCAATGTTGCACGAAATAACGACATTAAACCTGGAAAATTCTTCAAAGTATTGTACAAGATTCTTTTGGGTGCTCCGCAAGGTCCACGCCTTGGTCCATACGTTCTTGCCATGGGAAAAGAAAACGTAATTGATGCCCTAAAACGAGCAATAAAAGAATAA
- a CDS encoding 2-dehydropantoate 2-reductase, producing MKVAVMGAGAIGSLFGGLLAESGTDVTLIAREAHVNAIKQNGLIIDGVSGKRVVNVKAVTSVMELSETFDLILLTVKAYDTAQAVAEAKPLFRRNSVLFCLQNGLGVEKIASDSIGSTMILRGVTSNGALVKKPGLVMHTGKGQTVIGEPYCKIIEKTLIAETFQEAGLPTRSSGNIEGDVWTKVLVNAGINPFGALTAMTNGELIARSDLKELMTETVIEGKKVAGKFNTRLDEDPVSLMINIAEMTAQNKNSMLQDIEKGKRTEIDFINGAISCLGKTKNVSTPLNTLLTGLIKGLEVKHLRNQC from the coding sequence TTGAAAGTCGCTGTAATGGGTGCCGGTGCTATCGGCAGTTTATTTGGAGGTTTACTCGCAGAATCTGGAACCGATGTTACTTTAATTGCTCGAGAAGCCCATGTGAACGCAATAAAACAGAATGGCTTAATTATTGATGGAGTTTCTGGAAAACGTGTTGTTAATGTTAAAGCTGTAACCTCTGTGATGGAGCTATCAGAAACTTTTGATTTAATTCTGTTAACAGTAAAAGCTTATGATACCGCTCAAGCAGTTGCAGAAGCAAAACCGCTTTTTCGGCGCAATTCAGTTTTGTTTTGCCTTCAAAACGGATTGGGTGTAGAAAAAATTGCATCAGACAGTATTGGAAGTACCATGATACTTCGTGGAGTAACATCTAACGGTGCTTTAGTTAAAAAACCTGGTTTGGTTATGCATACTGGCAAAGGTCAAACAGTAATCGGTGAACCCTATTGTAAGATTATTGAAAAAACATTGATTGCTGAAACCTTTCAAGAAGCTGGATTGCCCACTAGGTCTTCAGGCAACATCGAAGGGGATGTGTGGACAAAAGTTCTGGTAAACGCTGGAATCAACCCCTTTGGTGCATTAACTGCAATGACAAATGGAGAATTAATTGCACGTTCTGACCTCAAAGAACTAATGACTGAAACTGTAATTGAAGGAAAAAAGGTTGCAGGAAAATTCAACACCCGTTTGGATGAAGACCCTGTTTCTTTGATGATTAACATTGCTGAGATGACTGCTCAAAACAAGAATTCTATGTTGCAAGACATTGAAAAAGGAAAACGAACAGAAATTGATTTCATAAATGGAGCAATTTCATGTTTAGGAAAAACAAAAAATGTTTCAACTCCTTTAAACACCTTATTAACTGGCTTGATTAAAGGTTTAGAAGTAAAACATCTGAGGAACCAATGTTGA